A single region of the Brassica rapa cultivar Chiifu-401-42 chromosome A03, CAAS_Brap_v3.01, whole genome shotgun sequence genome encodes:
- the LOC103856768 gene encoding probable FBD-associated F-box protein At1g32375: MDLISELPESLLLSILSLLPAQDVASTMLLSKRWRFLWTSVPRLEYDDSYQSIEYGRFSRFVDRFLFLHEAPVIETLHFKLGKTCGGEDIRVWIRAADKFCVRELIFEIDSSSNDSPPILLPSSLYTGCRMLVTLKLNKVILEDTSSSIAFPSLKTLSLVSVEYPGDEFVSSLLSSCPVLEDLHVEQRPYDNVTIFTVRVPSLKSLVLSIIMGKGFSVIDGFVIDTPSLEWLDIVDYRNAFCIIENDMPKIMTARFDVNYKHPGEILRYITSVKRLYLCLLLTSENVYPSGSIFYCLVHLKICTCMTKWLNLLMCMLRDSPKLKSLKLEQCHILQAWRPCWKEPNSVPECLLSSLEALEWVGYEGTEEEKEVVAFILRSANCLEKVSICSNSTDPCKKLELVKELLFLSRCSSTCNFIFD, translated from the exons ATGGATTTGATAAGTGAGTTGCCTGAATCGCTGCTCTTGAGCATATTGTCGCTACTGCCTGCGCAAGACGTTGCGTCAACGATGCTTTTGTCTAAACGATGGCGGTTTCTTTGGACGTCCGTGCCAAGACTTGAATATGATGATAGCTACCAGAGTATTGAATACGGAAGATTCTCCCGCTTTGTAGACAGGTTTTTGTTTCTGCACGAAGCTCCCGTGATAGAGACTTTGCATTTTAAACTTGGTAAAACCTGTGGTGGTGAAGATATCCGAGTGTGGATTAGAGCTGCAGATAAATTCTGTGTGCGTGAGTTGATTTTCGAAATCGACTCGTCGTCTAATGATTCTCCACCCATACTACTTCCAAGTAGTTTGTACACAGGGTGTAGAATGCTTGTGACTTTGAAACTAAATAAAGTAATCCTTGAAGATACTTCTTCCTCTATTGCTTTCCCATCTCTTAAAACTTTGAGCCTTGTATCTGTGGAGTACCCTGGTGATGAATTTGTTAGTAGTCTTTTATCAAGTTGTCCTGTTCTTGAAGACTTGCACGTGGAACAACGTCCGTATGACAACGTGACTATTTTCACCGTTAGAGTGCCTTCTTTAAAGAGTTTGGTATTATCGATCATCATGGGTAAGGGTTTTTCAGTGATAGATGGGTTTGTGATAGATACTCCTTCATTGGAGTGGTTGGACATTGTCGATTATAGGAATGCATTTTGCATCATTGAGAATGATATGCCTAAGATTATGACGGCAAGGTTTGACGTCAATTATAAGCATCCTGGGGAGATTCTGCGTTATATTACTTCAGTCAAGCGTCTctatttatgtttattattaacTTCGGAG AATGTGTATCCTTCTGGTAGCATCTTCTATTGTCTTGTACATTTAAAGATATGCACATGTATGACAAAGTGGTTGAATCTACTTATGTGTATGCTCAGAGATTCCCCTAAACTAAAATCTCTCAAACTCGAACAG TGCCATATCCTTCAGGCTTGGCGTCCATGTTGGAAGGAACCGAACTCAGTTCCTGAATGTCTGTTATCGAGTCTAGAAGCTCTTGAATGGGTAGGATATGAAggaacagaagaagaaaaagaagtagTGGCATTCATCTTAAGAAGCGCAAACTGTTTAGAAAAAGTAAGCATCTGCTCTAATTCTACAGACCCTTGCAAGAAACTTGAGCTTGTCAAAGAGTTGTTGTTTCTGTCAAGGTGTTCAAGTAcctgtaattttatatttgactGA
- the LOC103856769 gene encoding uncharacterized protein LOC103856769, whose amino-acid sequence MCLVCLCDDEETELGRQQAPGSCPYCGGKVQMLDVERKWMFCFVPLCFKIKRKYLCSSCDRRLVLYH is encoded by the coding sequence ATGTGTCTGGTGTGTTTATGTGATGATGAAGAGACAGAGTTAGGGAGACAACAAGCACCTGGATCGTGTCCGTATTGTGGAGGTAAAGTGCAAATGCTTGATGTCGAAAGAAAATGGATGTTTTGTTTCGTTCCTCTCTGTTTCAAGATTAAGAGGAAGTACTTGTGTTCTTCTTGCGATCGTCGTCTCGTTTTGtatcattaa
- the LOC117132968 gene encoding replication protein A 70 kDa DNA-binding subunit A-like yields MKSNGKAIVSDDPIVKKPNGKDVVSSTVLDQPTGKKAVSSAKVHKVMPAVSSAVPIQPSGSTAVSSVKVDKVRSSAKVDKVLFFRDVSFGIQEGELRFRLIHFWEARNVLTKTLIGLEMLLIDEQRTVIQGFIPSARIDTYLPHMKAGSVYRLNKCFGSNSKVMYRVAEPRVVISFTSNSVLSDLEDSRVNFPDDRFRFHSYEEFEAACDLKGDLYDYVGHLKLVNGQTLNDSVVLDEEEIASTRRVLLHVQTHDGPVMKLYLWDQAAADFCAKFKSHGSTPRVILVTTVNPKRFGGALALASMSSSRVFLDFDVQPTRDYVTWLDSNLDVANRVDANVVTKTETMTIGELFSYIKQEAAKVTWFECTATVDAVFHGSPWYYIGCGVCHTKAIKGPTSLMCKKCGKHEVDGVPQYLTKLSVYDNNDHAVFVILGEAGRELTGKQASELVESYFEANESMGDDHLIPVPQTLVDTIGRTYRFIVKVSDRNIKGEIHTLTVTKVLPLDVPEPVKALVETVSEEPVDGRVKRGSEMVESGEAKRAKSGN; encoded by the exons ATGAAGTCGAACGGGAAAGCCATAGTCTCCGACGATCCTATTGTGAAGAAACCAAACGGCAAGGATGTTGTCTCCTCCACCGTTCTGGATCAACCAACCGGTAAAAAGGCCGTCTCCTCCGCCAAGGTCCATAAGGTTATGCCCGCTGTCTCCTCCGCTGTACCGATCCAACCAAGCGGATCAACCGCCGTCTCCTCCGTCAAGGTTGATAAG GTTCGCTCCTCCGCCAAGGTTGATAAGGTGTTGTTTTTTAGAGACGTCTCATTTGGCATACAAGAAGGGGAGTTAAGGTTTCGGCTCATCCATTTCTGGGAGGCTCGAAATGTGCTTACAAAAACACTTATTGGTCTAGAGATGCTCCTCATTGATGAACAG AGAACTGTTATCCAAGGTTTCATCCCATCAGCAAGGATTGATACCTACTTGCCACACATGAAAGCAGGATCTGTCTACAGACTGAATAAGTGTTTCGGATCAAACAGCAAAGTCATGTACCGGGTTGCTGAGCCTAGGGTAGTCATCAGTTTCACTTCGAACTCTGTTCTCTCTGATCTTGAGGACAGTCGGGTTAATTTCCCTGATGATCGGTTCCGTTTCCATAGTTACGAAGAGTTTGAGGCAGCATGTGACCTCAAAGGTGATCTTTACG ATTATGTTGGGCACTTGAAACTGGTGAATGGGCAGACACTGAATGACAGTGTGGTGCTTGACGAAGAGGAAATAGCTTCGACCCGGCGGGTTTTGCTCCATGTTCAAACTCATGA TGGACCAGTGATGAAGCTCTACCTATGGGACCAGGCTGCAGCAGACTTTTGTGCCAAATTCAAGTCACATGGAAGCACTCCAAGGGTTATTTTAGTAACCACTGTCAACCCAAAACGTTTTGGAG GTGCTCTTGCTCTTGCTTCAATGTCATCCTCTCGGGTGTTTTTGGACTTTGATGTTCAACCAACCCGTGATTATGTCACTTG GTTGGACTCAAATTTAGATGTGGCTAATAGGGTTGATGCAAATGTGGTCACAAAGACTGAAACAATGACGATAGGGGAGCTATTCTCCTATATCAAGCAGGAAGCAGCAAAG GTTACTTGGTTTGAGTGCACAGCAACTGTTGATGCTGTTTTCCACGGTTCTCCTTGGTATTATATTGGCTGCGGTGTGTGCCATACTAAGGCAATCAAAGGGCCTACATCACTCATGTGCAAGAAATGTGGAAAACATGAAGTAGATGGTGTTCCACA GTACCTCACAAAGCTGTCTGTTTATGACAACAATGACCATGCGGTTTTTGTTATCCTTGGTGAAGCTGGGCGTGAGCTGACTGGGAAACAAGcatctgagttggttgagagctACTTTGAG GCCAATGAGAGCATGGGCGATGATCACTTAATCCCGGTGCCACAGACCTTGGTTGATACCATCGGACGGACATACAGGTTCATTGTCAAGGTATCAGATCGCAATATTAAAGGCGAGATACACACTCTGACTGTCACAAAAGTACTCCCTCTTGATGTTCCTGAACCTGTAAAAGCTTTGGTAGAAACTGTCTCTGAGGAACCTGTGGATGGGAGGGTGAAGAGAGGTTCTGAAATGGTTGAATCAGGTGAAGCCAAACGTGCTAAGTCTGGCAATTAG
- the LOC103856771 gene encoding nucleotide-sugar uncharacterized transporter 1, with the protein MLLTPRMMISSWLGKDAKKILKRKDSDAGEKGKALEDLRASLFNRFRSPETPKRQQQQQTHRVCGPTVALTFNFFVAISIIFMNKWVLKNIGFEFPVFLTFIHYVVAFILMALLKSFSLLPAPPPSSKSSSLSLYTLGIVMSLSTGLANVSLKYNSVGFYQMAKIAVTPSIVFAEFLWYRKRVSFMKVVALTVVSVGVAVATVTDLQFSLFGACVALAWIIPSATNKILWSNMQQRENWTALALMWKTTPITLLFLVSMIPFLDPPGALSFDWSLANTTAIFISAFLGFFLQWSGALALGATSAITHVVLGQFKTCVLLLGNFYIFGSNSGVVSVCGAVVAIIGTSLYTYLNTRNQSLKASSSSSSLLDKKSRFSELKDDEKSLLEPYGSDAV; encoded by the exons ATGTTATTAACGCCGAGGATGATGATTAGCTCGTGGCTCGGCAAAGATGCGAAGAAGATTCTCAAACGCAAAGACAGTGACGCTGGTGAAAAAG GGAAAGCTTTAGAGGACTTGCGAGCTTCGTTGTTCAACAGATTCCGTTCGCCGGAGACTCCAAAGAGACAGCAGCAACAGCAGACACACCGTGTCTGTGGCCCAACCGTTGCTCTCACTTTCAACTTCTTTGTTGCTATTAGCATTATCTTCATGAACAAATGG GTGCTTAAAAACATAGGCTTTGAGTTCCCAGTGTTCCTCACTTTCATCCACTACGTTGTAGCTTTTATACTAATGGCTCTTCTCAAATCATTCTCCCTTCTCCCCGCTCCACCTCCTTCCTCCAAGTCATCCTCTCTTTCGCTCTACACTCTTGGTATTGTTATGTCGCTCTCTACTGGTCTCGCTAATGTCAGCCTCAAGTACAACAG TGTTGGATTCTACCAGATGGCGAAAATCGCTGTCACGCCTTCTATAGTCTTTGCAGAGTTCTTGTGGTATAGAAAGAGAGTTTCTTTCATGAAG GTAGTTGCACTTACAGTTGTATCAGTGGGAGTTGCGGTTGCGACTGTAACGGATTTACAGTTTAGTCTGTTTGGTGCTTGTGTGGCTTTAGCATGGATCATACCCAGCGCTACCAACAAAATCTTATGGTCTAATATGCAACAGCGAGAGAATTGGACTGCATTAGC GTTGATGTGGAAGACAACGCCGATCACTCTCTTGTTTCTAGTCTCAATGATTCCGTTCTTGGATCCACCAGGCGCGCTGTCCTTCGACTGGAGCCTTGCCAACACAACCGCCATTTTCATTTCAGCGTTTCTTGGTTTCTTTCTTCAGTGGTCTGGAGCTTTAGCTCTCGG AGCAACTTCTGCGATCACGCACGTTGTCTTGGGACAGTTCAAGACATGTGTTCTCCTCCTTGGGAACTTCTACATCTTCGGGTCGAATAGTGGTGTGGTTAGCGTTTGCGGTGCGGTTGTGGCGATTATTGGGACGTCTTTGTATACTTACCTTAACACGAGAAACCAGTCTCTTAAggcttcgtcttcttcttcttctcttttggaCAAGAAGTCAAGATTCAGTGAGCTTAAGGATGATGAGAAGAGTCTTCTTGAACCTTACGGCTCTGACGCGGTTTAG